The following proteins come from a genomic window of Trifolium pratense cultivar HEN17-A07 linkage group LG4, ARS_RC_1.1, whole genome shotgun sequence:
- the LOC123921396 gene encoding probable 1-deoxy-D-xylulose-5-phosphate synthase 2, chloroplastic has product MAFSTSFLKPNHSILLSQKYKLPTQNRGCRNQFCVKASSSDGERTIIRKEKDEWKINFSAEKPATPLLDTINYPVHMKNLSTQDLEQLAAELRADIVHSVSNTGGHLSSSLGVVELSVALHHVFNTPDDKIIWDVGHQAYAHKILTGRRSRMHTIRKTSGLAGFPKRDESVHDAFGVGHSSTSISAGLGMAVGRDLLGKNNSVISVIGDGAMTAGQAYEAMNNAGFLDANLIVVLNDNKQVSLPTATLDGPATPVGALSSTLSKIQASTQFRKLREAAKSITKQIGGQTHQVASKVDKYARDFISGSGSSIFEELGLYYIGPVDGHNVEDLVTIFEKVKSMPAPGPVLIHIVTEKGKGYPPAEAAADKMHGVVKFDPKTGNQFKPKPSTLSYTQYFAESLIKEAEADSKIVAIHAAMGGGTGLNYFQKKFPERCFDVGIAEQHAVTFAAGLAAEGLKPFCTIYSSFLQRGYDQVVHDVDLQKLPVRFAMDRAGLVGADGPTHCGAFDITYMACLPNMIVMAPSDEAELMHMVATAAAIDDRPSCFRFPRGNGIGANLPLNNKGTPLEIGKGRILIEGSRVAILGYGCMVQQCMKAAEMLRAVGVYVTVADARFCKPLDTNLVRLLAKEHEILITVEEGSIGGFGSHVSQFLSLAGLLDGPLKLRAMMLPDRYIDHGSPNDQIDEAGLSSKHILGTVLSLLEMPKEALLFK; this is encoded by the exons ATGGCTTTCTCTACTTCCTTCCTTAAACCAAACCATTCTATTCTTTTATCTCAGAAATACAAACTTCCAACTCAAAACCGTGGTTGCAGAAACCAG TTTTGTGTAAAGGCTTCATCAAGTGATGGAGAAAGGACTATTATAaggaaagaaaaagatgaatgGAAAATCAATTTCTCGGCGGAAAAACCAGCAACACCGTTATTGGATACAATTAATTATCCAGTTCATATGAAGAATCTGTCCACACAG GATCTAGAACAATTGGCAGCAGAACTAAGAGCAGACATTGTCCATAGTGTGTCAAACACTGGAGGGCATCTTAGCTCAAGTTTAGGAGTGGTGGAGTTATCAGTGGCTCTCCATCATGTTTTCAACACTCCTGATGATAAGATCATATGGGATGTTGGCCATCAG GCATATGCACACAAGATTCTCACAGGCAGAAGGTCAAGGATGCACACCATTAGAAAGACATCAGGACTAGCAGGTTTTCCCAAAAGGGATGAGAGTGTTCATGATGCTTTTGGTGTAGGCCACAGTTCTACAAGTATATCAGCTGGTCTTG GTATGGCAGTTGGAAGGGATCTATTGGGAAAGAACAACAGTGTGATTTCAGTGATTGGAGATGGAGCAATGACTGCAGGCCAAGCTTATGAAGCCATGAACAATGCAGGATTCCTTGATGCTAATTTGATTGTTGTTCTTAATGACAACAAGCAAGTTTCTTTACCAACTGCCACACTTGATGGCCCTGCAACACCAGTTGGAGCCCTCAGCAGTACTTTAAGCAAAATTCAAGCAAGCACACAATTCCGCAAACTTAGAGAAGCCGCGAAA AGCATCACAAAGCAAATAGGAGGACAAACACACCAAGTTGCATCAAAAGTAGATAAGTATGCAAGAGATTTCATTAGTGGTTCTGGGTCTTCAATCTTTGAGGAACTTGGTTTATACTACATTGGTCCTGTTGATGGTCATAACGTTGAAGATCTAGTCACAATTTTTGAAAAAGTGAAATCAATGCCAGCCCCGGGTCCGGTTTTGATTCATATTGTGACAGAAAAAGGAAAGGGATACCCTCCAGCTGAAGCAGCAGCTGATAAAATGCATG GTGTTGTCAAGTTTGATCCAAAAACAGGCAACCAGTTCAAGCCAAAACCCTCTACACTTTCATACACACAATACTTTGCTGAATCATTGATTAAGGAAGCTGAGGCGGACAGTAAGATAGTTGCCATTCATGCAGCAATGGGTGGTGGAACTGGcctaaattatttccagaaaaAGTTTCCAGAGCGGTGTTTTGATGTTGGGATAGCCGAACAGCATGCTGTTACATTTGCAGCAGGCTTAGCTGCTGAAGGCCTCAAGCCATTTTGTACTATTTATTCATCATTCCTACAACGCGGATACGATCAGGTAGTTCATGACGTTGATCTCCAAAAACTACCTGTTCGATTTGCAATGGATAGAGCTGGTTTAGTTGGTGCAGATGGACCAACTCATTGTGGAGCATTTGATATCACTTACATGGCTTGCTTGCCAAACATGATTGTTATGGCTCCATCCGATGAAGCTGAATTAATGCACATGGTTGCAACTGCAGCAGCTATAGATGATAGACCAAGTTGCTTTCGATTTCCAAGGGGAAATGGAATTGGTGCCAATCTTCCCCTCAATAACAAAGGAACCCCACTTGAG ATTGGAAAAGGTAGAATTCTGATAGAAGGAAGCAGAGTTGCGATTTTGGGATATGGTTGTATGGTTCAGCAATGCATGAAAGCAGCAGAAATGCTTAGAGCAGTAGGGGTTTATGTGACAGTTGCTGATGCTAGGTTTTGCAAACCTTTGGATACTAATCTCGTTAGGCTTCTAGCTAAAGAGCATGAAATACTCATCACAGTGGAAGAGGGTTCTATTGGTGGTTTTGGATCACATGTTTCGCAATTCTTAAGCTTAGCTGGTCTCCTTGATGGACCACTTAAG TTGAGAGCAATGATGCTTCCTGATAGGTACATTGACCATGGATCACCCAATGATCAGATTGATGAAGCAGGCCTTTCATCAAAGCATATTCTTGGCACAGTCTTATCCCTTTTAGAAATGCCAAAAGAAGCTCTTTTGTTCAAATAA